Genomic segment of Malus domestica chromosome 15, GDT2T_hap1:
AAGTCTCCGAAAGCAGCGTATCCCATGCAGCCACAGAGCATGTAGAAAAGGGTTGTGACTGCCACACTGATTTGAGTGGCCTTTTTCATTGTCTTGGATTCAGATGGTGGGGATCTAATTGTGTCCTGAATTTCGATTAGGATGAGAGAGTACGAGTAGGCGAAAGCTATGTCACCAAGTGCTTGGAAGCTCCTCCAAATCTTTTGGGTTGCAGTCACTGTACCGATGTTTATTCCGGTCATACTTCCCATGATTTTTCCATTTTCTGAAATTTGACAAGCAGGAAAAGAAGCAAGAGTCAGCTTTATTAGAACCAATTTAATTAGTCAGAAAAACAAAGGTCAAATTTAAAACCATCAATATAGCTTTAAAGCTTGCTATTTTTGTACCTGCAACTTGAGCAATTCCAAGGCCCAGTCCAATAGTTGAGTAAGTGAAGGACATGACTGCAGCAACAATGGAGAGCCACCACAACTGATCGAAGTCCGGAATCTGAGAAAATATGATCTCTGTGACGCCGAAAGCGATCATATAAGGGTTGCTATTAATACGGCATGGATTTTTTCCACCACTCTTGTGGAAGCAATTAGACCTCTTTATTGCCCTGTTTAATCAACACCAAAAGAATTAGTccaaaaaattatcttaacgtCCCTAAACTgtaatcaagttttttttttttttttttttcaaaaggaaATGATTTCCGCAAACGCCAGTTTATCTGTCTTTCAATTCTCCTTTAATTTATGTTGAGTGTGAGCAGAAATCACTCCTTGTTTTCAAACTTCAAACTCAAAAACTTACATCATGCTTATGGACGATGCAATTGTGTAGCCAATGGAAACTCCAAAAAGATTCAAGTACTGAACATATCCACAAATTTTAACCTTTGCTCCACCTACGAAAATCGAAACATGAAACAGAATAAAGTTTGAGCATTTTAGAACAttgaaaatgttaaaaaaattttACTTGCTAAcaagtttaaaaaatatattttagcaAAGTTTACCAAGGTTGGATCTAACAGCATCCATGTACGTATAGTTTCTCTTCCCAGTGACCGAATCGCCGGAACGATAGCATGCAGAGAGGAGAGTTGAAGTGTAGTAGGTCACAAAAGAGAACAAGAGCATCACAGAAGGGCCAGCAACCCATCCAAGCTGAGCTGTGGCCCAAGCCAAGGACAGAACCCCAGAACCAATCACAGCAGTAATTATGTGTGCACTTGAAGTCCAAACAGTTCCTGGTAAATTAAACAGCACAAAGAATAACAAATTACTGATACTTTAAACAAAGTTAATTACTATTCATGTTTTTCTGTTAAAGATTTGAATTTATTAAACTAACTAGCCTAACTCATCTGCGAACATGAATAATGTGTTAGGAAGAGAAATTTACCGGTTCGTTTGAGACGGCCGTCATCATCAAAGCACTTGGAGCCTCCTTGCGGAGGCATATCAACTGAGAAATCAAAAACTTGGTGGTGGTGAAGCTGCTGGTTTTTCGTGGCAGTGTTGTCTCCCATCTTTTGTCACAAAAGAGAGCAAAACACAAgccttttaatttttgtaagaataataattaaaaagaacGTATCAGAGTTTGTGCTGCTCAAAGTAAGCAAAATCTGTGAAAAATATGGAAAATAAAGAGAtgagtttttcttttccaatgaTCTATGAGCTTGTTCAACTCTCCATCACACACAAAATGCACCCAAAGAAGTGCTACAGAAACCCAAATGAAGTTTTGCttcaaaagagagagagagagagagagagagagagagagagagtgtgaaaTTATGAATACTTGGCAATGAACTGGTATCGGTGTACGAAATTGGAGTGGATGGTGGGGGTGGGGGTATTTATTGCACTTTTGTGGGAAGAATGTAAAACCACACGTGGTTTAGAAGACCAAAAGAAGACTCATGCATCCCACCAATGCAATATTTGCCGGTGTTCAACACGGTCCACTGATTTTCATGCCAACTTGGAGCTTGACTttcaaagattttccaaaatttTCTCCCAACCTATGATTTTTCTAGTGACCCTCCCAAAGCACTTTCTTACACCTCTCTCTGctttttcaagtttcaaatcTAATACGCAACttcatcttttttttaattttttccaaCTGGCAAAAGGCCCCAGATCGGTAGGAGCCATTGATTTGAGTCACTGAATTTTGGGATATAGTTATGGTGCTTGAAGTAACAGTTGaagaacttttttctttttatacaagTCATGGCTTTTGGTTCATATAGGCTGGCATCAACCAAATGTTAGGCATGAGTAAACTTACTAGATATAACATAACTGTTAAAATTTGAGAGTCCCAACGCAAACCtagtgatggatttaacataAGGCATCGCAAAAACGACGAGTTCATGCAGCAAGAAAGTTTCGACTAAAATGTGTGGCAAACAATGCTAATAGTAGCTGAAACTGAAGAACAGAAACTTCTAAACCCTTACCGTCATAAGTTGGTAGCCTTCCTTTTGGATAAATTTCAAATATGCTAATATGCAGGAAACCCGACAACACACTCACTCTAATATATCACAAGAAATATTAGAGAAATGGGTATTATTTGTATTGTGTTGTGCCTCTCTTTGTATCAACCAACCTTCTTATATAGCAGAACTCATAGCTActaaaatttgatatttaattCTCTCTCTTTAGAGGACAACCCTAGAAATAAGAATCAAAAATTTATTTCCACTTTTAAGGCTTATCATCCATCCCTTATTCCCTTATTGAAAGAGAAGAATAATGAATATGGTTCTCCCATAATTATTCATTCCCACAAACATCATAGAGTGGGAGTATATAATTATAAACCCAtttcaaagcataaaattgaCAATTATTTATTAGTCAAACGTTTCTTTTAAGTGACACAACTGTGCACCAAATGACCCACTAAAACTTAATCACTCACTTGTTTTAGCACAAGAATTTTAGCATCTTTTGACTGGTATTGAAAACAGTGAATTCATTCAATTTCAGTCAAGTAATGACTTGGAATCACTATGGAGCAGAGAAAGCTGGGGCTCCAACATGTAAGGCCATCTTCAACTGACCCGTTCAAAGGATTATAGGGTTAAAAATAACTTGAAATGACATGAAAATCGTTTCCAACCGAAAGGGCTTGTGGACCCCACCGGACGAAAAATGGGAAATCAGGCCAACTAACTGGCCCAAAGGAGCTAGCCAT
This window contains:
- the LOC103401730 gene encoding amino acid permease 3-like; the protein is MTMGDNTATKNQQLHHHQVFDFSVDMPPQGGSKCFDDDGRLKRTGTVWTSSAHIITAVIGSGVLSLAWATAQLGWVAGPSVMLLFSFVTYYTSTLLSACYRSGDSVTGKRNYTYMDAVRSNLGGAKVKICGYVQYLNLFGVSIGYTIASSISMMAIKRSNCFHKSGGKNPCRINSNPYMIAFGVTEIIFSQIPDFDQLWWLSIVAAVMSFTYSTIGLGLGIAQVAENGKIMGSMTGINIGTVTATQKIWRSFQALGDIAFAYSYSLILIEIQDTIRSPPSESKTMKKATQISVAVTTLFYMLCGCMGYAAFGDLSPGNLLTGFGFYNPYWLLDIANAAIVIHLVGAYQVYAQPLFSFVEKTAAQRFPDSEFITKDIKLRIPGIGPYNLNLFRMIWRTAFVVITTVISMILPFFNDVVGLLGAFGFWPLTVYFPVEMYIVQRRIPKWSTRWLCLQTLSVGCLIITIAAAAGSIAGVVSDLKVYKPFTASY